The proteins below come from a single Cetobacterium sp. ZOR0034 genomic window:
- a CDS encoding LacI family DNA-binding transcriptional regulator — MKINSTKVAQLAGVSRSTVSRVINNYSNVPPETKEIVLRAIKELGYIPNSSAQVLAGKKSRTIGLFIYGDNSDKNRILDNGLSFGYYLDFINRVLKESLKLEYQLLVDVINDDTFHKIESLYMNRSIVGGVFIGFKDGDKNIENILQKFSPMVLVDYTSNPISSNNEVYYINTDDFTGALLATNHLLEIGKRKIVHISGDKEKLSGKEREKGYLEAVKSFGISPIVYNGDYSDEKAREIMKSILDKDVQFDAVFCANDNMSYCVDEILKEREIKGIPIVGFDNLRNTIPLGIMSVAPDINSLAKLAVELLVVENSEKNRLNFVKTRLIKSLNEYIKESYLD; from the coding sequence ATGAAAATAAATAGTACTAAGGTAGCTCAGTTAGCTGGAGTGTCAAGAAGTACAGTTTCAAGGGTTATAAACAACTATTCAAATGTTCCGCCTGAAACAAAGGAGATTGTTTTAAGAGCAATAAAAGAGTTAGGATATATTCCAAATAGTAGTGCTCAAGTTTTAGCGGGAAAGAAAAGCAGAACTATTGGACTTTTTATCTATGGAGATAATAGTGATAAAAATAGAATATTGGATAATGGATTATCTTTTGGTTACTATCTTGATTTTATAAATAGAGTTTTGAAAGAATCTTTAAAATTGGAGTATCAACTTTTGGTAGATGTTATAAATGATGATACCTTTCATAAAATTGAATCTCTATATATGAATAGAAGCATAGTAGGTGGAGTTTTTATTGGATTTAAAGATGGAGATAAAAATATAGAAAATATTTTACAGAAGTTTTCACCGATGGTTTTGGTAGACTATACCTCTAATCCAATATCTTCAAACAATGAGGTTTATTATATAAATACAGATGATTTTACAGGTGCACTTTTAGCTACAAATCATCTGTTAGAAATAGGAAAGAGAAAAATAGTTCATATTTCAGGAGATAAAGAGAAACTTTCAGGTAAAGAGAGAGAAAAAGGGTATTTAGAAGCTGTTAAAAGTTTTGGAATCTCTCCAATAGTTTATAATGGAGATTACTCTGATGAAAAAGCAAGAGAGATTATGAAATCTATTTTAGATAAAGATGTTCAGTTTGATGCAGTTTTCTGTGCAAATGATAATATGAGTTATTGTGTGGATGAGATTTTAAAAGAGCGAGAGATTAAAGGAATCCCTATTGTAGGATTTGATAATTTAAGAAATACAATTCCGCTTGGAATAATGTCAGTCGCACCAGATATAAATAGCTTAGCTAAATTAGCTGTAGAACTCTTGGTAGTTGAAAATAGTGAAAAAAATAGATTAAACTTTGTAAAAACTAGACTTATAAAGAGTTTGAATGAATATATAAAAGAGAGTTATTTAGATTAG
- a CDS encoding DUF1622 domain-containing protein: MLTFEHFIMDFFKVFLHWLAFFFTALSIGVICFGFLKSLKLLFPNKEKLSFSKIMRDNFDKYILVGLQFLIIADIIDTIILRDLQNIILVLLIVIIRTIMSWEIEKHKS, from the coding sequence ATGCTTACATTCGAACATTTTATTATGGATTTTTTTAAAGTTTTTCTACACTGGTTAGCTTTTTTCTTTACAGCTCTTTCTATTGGTGTTATCTGTTTTGGTTTTTTAAAAAGTTTAAAACTTTTATTTCCCAATAAAGAGAAATTAAGTTTTAGTAAAATCATGAGAGATAACTTTGATAAATATATTTTAGTCGGTTTGCAATTTCTGATTATCGCAGATATTATCGACACAATTATATTAAGAGATCTTCAAAACATAATTTTAGTTTTACTTATTGTAATTATAAGAACCATCATGAGTTGGGAGATTGAGAAGCATAAAAGCTGA
- the rbsK gene encoding ribokinase → MKKIVVVGSINMDLVTICERAPRGGETLLGKKFMQIPGGKGANQAVAIGKMNSSVTMLGKIGKEGMGDILLNSMKKDGVDVSNIEYCDEATGIAKIIVEENGQNRIIVVPGANYSVDNDYIDRHIETIKNCDIVVAQLEIPVETVKYSLKLAKELGKTTILNPAPARELDSEIISNSDYIIPNETELEILSGIPVTDEESVVKAAHILLNKGVKGLIVTLGSKGCMFISKEIKKSFPAYKVKAIDTTAAGDSFIGGFVNGLAAGLTFEEAIDRGTRVAAISVTRIGAQTSIPTLEEVLNFKGE, encoded by the coding sequence ATGAAAAAAATTGTTGTTGTTGGGAGCATTAACATGGATTTAGTTACAATTTGTGAGAGAGCACCTCGTGGTGGAGAAACTCTTTTAGGTAAAAAATTCATGCAGATTCCTGGTGGAAAAGGAGCTAATCAAGCTGTTGCTATTGGAAAAATGAACAGCTCAGTAACTATGCTAGGAAAAATTGGTAAAGAGGGTATGGGAGATATTCTTTTAAACTCTATGAAAAAAGATGGAGTAGACGTTTCTAACATTGAATATTGTGATGAAGCTACTGGTATTGCGAAAATTATCGTTGAAGAGAATGGACAAAATAGAATAATCGTTGTCCCTGGTGCAAACTACTCTGTAGATAACGATTATATAGATAGACATATTGAAACTATAAAAAACTGTGACATAGTTGTTGCTCAACTAGAGATTCCAGTTGAAACTGTAAAATATTCTTTAAAATTAGCTAAAGAGTTAGGGAAAACTACAATTTTAAACCCAGCTCCAGCTAGAGAACTTGATTCTGAAATCATTAGTAACTCTGATTATATTATTCCGAACGAAACTGAATTAGAGATTTTATCTGGAATTCCTGTAACAGATGAGGAAAGTGTTGTGAAAGCAGCTCATATTCTACTAAACAAAGGTGTTAAAGGACTGATTGTAACTTTAGGAAGTAAAGGATGCATGTTTATAAGTAAAGAGATTAAAAAATCTTTCCCTGCTTATAAAGTAAAAGCTATTGATACAACTGCTGCTGGTGATAGTTTCATTGGTGGATTCGTAAATGGTTTAGCTGCTGGATTAACTTTTGAAGAGGCAATCGATAGAGGAACTCGTGTTGCAGCAATCTCTGTAACTAGAATTGGAGCACAAACTTCTATCCCAACTCTAGAAGAAGTATTAAATTTTAAAGGAGAATAA
- the rbsD gene encoding D-ribose pyranase — MKRGRLLNSELSYEISKIGHTSHITVCDAGLPFPKGVKRIDLAIEAGFPSFINTLDAILSEMMVEEIVLAEEIKTINPTVFNEILETFQKNGMNPKISFVTHTEFKETTKDSEAIVRTGECTPYANIILKSGVVF, encoded by the coding sequence ATGAAAAGAGGAAGACTTTTAAATAGCGAATTATCTTATGAAATATCAAAAATTGGACATACATCACACATAACTGTTTGTGATGCAGGCCTTCCATTCCCAAAAGGAGTTAAAAGAATTGATCTAGCTATAGAAGCTGGATTCCCTAGTTTTATAAACACTTTAGATGCTATTCTTTCTGAGATGATGGTTGAAGAGATTGTTTTAGCAGAGGAGATTAAAACTATAAATCCTACTGTTTTTAATGAAATTCTTGAAACTTTCCAAAAAAATGGAATGAACCCTAAAATCAGTTTTGTAACTCATACAGAGTTTAAAGAGACTACAAAAGATAGTGAAGCGATTGTTAGAACTGGAGAGTGTACTCCTTATGCAAATATAATTTTAAAGTCAGGAGTAGTTTTCTAA